The Wolbachia endosymbiont of Drosophila innubila region TAATTGGTGGTGGAGTTGGAAATGCAGTGTTATTTTCGATAGGGAAGGCATGTCTTGAAAATAATAACAAGGTTTTGTACTTTGCTGGCTATAAGAAGTTAAGTGATGTATTTAAACGAGCACTGATAGAGCGTGCATCAAATGCAGTAATTTGGGCATGTGAAGAAGGATTGATAGAAACAAGCAGAGATCAAGATAAATCCTTTCATGGTAATATAGTTGATGCAATAGTCTCTTATCAACAAGGAAGATTAGGTATTAATTTGAACGTTATAGATAAAATTATCACTATTGGTTCTGACAAAATGATGAAAGCTGTGAATGAAGCTAGAAAAACAATTTTAAAGCCATATCTGAAATCAGGCCACATAGCGATATCATCAGTTAATTCTCCTATGCAGTGTATGATGAAAGAAATCTGCGCTCAGTGTGTGCAGCAACATATAAATGCGAAAACAGGAGAAAGGAGTTTTGTTTATAGTTGCAGTAATCAAGACCAGGATATGGGGTGTGTTGATTTTGACTTTTTAAGTGAGCGCTTGAAGCAAAATAGTTTACAAGAAAAACTTACTGCAAAATGGATAGATCATGTTCAAAGATATTAAACAGCACAAAAAGGAAATAAGAGAGCAATATAGAGCTATAAGAAAAGATATTGATGAAAGTTATTCCAGTTATGCGGCAAATTCCCTTATTAATCTCTTTAATCAGAACTTAAGCTACGTTAAAGGCAAAACAATAGCAGCTTACATTCCAATGGATGAGGAAATAGATGTTGTGCCTTTGATGCATAGTTTACTCGATTTAGATTATAAAGTAGCAATTCCTAATAAAAATAAGTTACTAAAATTTGAGGAATGGAACAAAACAAATGAAGACGTAATTCCCGACACAATCATTACTCCTGTTATTGCTTTTGATGATCATTTTAATAGATTGGGTTTTGGCGGTGGTTGGTATGATACAATGATAGAAAAACTGCGGCCACTTGGAAAAATATTTATAGGTGTAGCCTATGAGAAACAATATTGTAAAGATTTACCTGTAGAAAAACATGATCAAAAATTGGATATTATAATCACTGAGATGTGTGTTAGATGTGGAAGTGGATTGCTCAAAAAAGTGGA contains the following coding sequences:
- a CDS encoding 5-formyltetrahydrofolate cyclo-ligase codes for the protein MFKDIKQHKKEIREQYRAIRKDIDESYSSYAANSLINLFNQNLSYVKGKTIAAYIPMDEEIDVVPLMHSLLDLDYKVAIPNKNKLLKFEEWNKTNEDVIPDTIITPVIAFDDHFNRLGFGGGWYDTMIEKLRPLGKIFIGVAYEKQYCKDLPVEKHDQKLDIIITEMCVRCGSGLLKKVDKKE
- a CDS encoding oxidoreductase, which encodes MKNIMLIGGGVGNAVLFSIGKACLENNNKVLYFAGYKKLSDVFKRALIERASNAVIWACEEGLIETSRDQDKSFHGNIVDAIVSYQQGRLGINLNVIDKIITIGSDKMMKAVNEARKTILKPYLKSGHIAISSVNSPMQCMMKEICAQCVQQHINAKTGERSFVYSCSNQDQDMGCVDFDFLSERLKQNSLQEKLTAKWIDHVQRY